The sequence below is a genomic window from Cicer arietinum cultivar CDC Frontier isolate Library 1 chromosome 6, Cicar.CDCFrontier_v2.0, whole genome shotgun sequence.
AGCATGCAAACAATCCTTATTGAATTTGAAGGGTGTGTCCTTCACAAGTAGATTTGTGAgtggttttgcaatttttgaaaaatcttttataaatctTCTATAAAATCCAGCATGGCCTAAAAAGCTTCTAATGCCTTTTTTGTTGGTAGGAGGGAgaagtttttcaataactttAACTTTGGCCTTGTCTACCTCAATCCCCTTGTGGGAGATTCGGTGGCCTAATACAATTCCCTCTcgtaccataaaatgacattttcccCAATTTATGACCAAGTTGgatttttcacacctttctaatacaagagaCAAATTactcaaacaattatcaaaagatgAACCAAAGACAGAAAAGTCATCCATAAATACTTCGATATGTTTTTCAATCATATCGGAGAATATAGACATCATGCACCTTTGGAATGTGGCAGGGGCATTGCACAGCCCAAATGGCATTCGCCGATATGCAAACACCTCATACGGACATGTGAATGCAGTTTTCTCTTGATCCTCGGGTGCCACAAATATCTGATTGTATCCCGAATAGCCATCTAGGAAGCAGTAATATTCATGTCCGGCTAGCCGCTccagcatctgatcaatgaaaggGAGTGGGAAATGATCCTTCCTCGTAGCGCTGTTCAACCTTCTATAGTCAATACACACTCTCCATCCTGTAACCGTTCGTGTAGGAATCAGCTCattcttttcatttgtgatgaCTGTCGTTCCACCCTTTTTAGGTACAACTTGGACCGGACTCACCCAAGGGCTGTCTGAAATGGGGTAAATGAGACTGGCTTCTAGGAGCTTTACCACTTCTTTCCTAATCATTTCTTTCATTGTCGGATTCAATATTCTTTGGGGTTGTACTACCGGTTTATGATTGTCCTCCATTAGGATTTTGGGCATACAAAAAGTCGGACTTATTCCCTTCAAGTCCTCAATGGACCAACCAATGGCCCCCTTATGCTTCCGTAGAATTCtcaacaacttttcttcttGCATTCACTCAAGCTTGCACTAATTATGGCTGGATTCTTATCTTCTTCATCtaggaatacatatttcaaataaaGAGGCAACTGCTTGAGTTCAATCAGTGGTGTCTTTTTCTATGAGGGCTTatcttcattccctttcaactcCTCCCATCTTGTAGGAAAACGGGGGGAGTAGGATGGTGATGCCTCCAACATTGTCAAAACCTCTTTCATCTTTGGATCTTCACTTTCTTTgacaacatcttggggtaggcataacactCTTTCTAACGGAAAACTGGGTGTTTGATGCTCTATTTCTTCGTTGACTATCTCATCTAAGATTTCGATtcgattgcacccttctctttcttttgagtgttccatggctttcagaatgttaaaagtgacagtttcctcatttacttttaaggttaaggtgtcatctactacatcaatcatagctcgccatattgctaagaacggtctccccaaaatcaaaggaacgtcattgtcttcctccatgtctagtatcACGAAATCCACTAGAAAAATAAACttgtccactttaaccaacacatctttcACCACTCTAtaagggtgtttcattgagcgatccgcaaattgtagcatAAGCTGTGTGTccttgacttttccaatgcctagttttttgtatatggaaaggggcataagactcacactagccccaagatcacacaacgccttcccaaaagttctatttccaatagcgaacgggattgagaagcttccaagatccttgagcttcggcggcagttttctctgtagtatagcactacattcttccataagcatcactgtttcgccgccgatttttcttttcttcgatagaatctccttcatgaacttggcgtatgttagcatctgttctagtgcctctgcaaaaggaatgttaatttgtaattttttaaaaacatcaaggaacttaccgaattgtttttctgtttcttccttttttaacctttgaggaaacggaagtcgaatttctggtttcgGCAGTGGTTtccttttttgtaccacaggttcttcctccttttcaagagtggtgtgctccTCCACTAAGGTCGATGTGATTGTTTCTTCTGAGTGGGTCGAGCTTGAAGtacttacactttgtttgactttaagcggtacttgttcacttaccttgccactccttgttgtcacggcaTTGACATTATTTCGCGGATTCGGAAccgtgtcactaggcaaatttccaAGCCGTTCTTGTGCCATTTGTTTagcaagttgacccacttgagtttccagattctttatggatgcagagtgatttttctggatggctcttgactcttcaacgAAAGAATTTGTGGTTGTCACTAATTTATCCATAACACTCTCCCAAGCAgtctttctaggtggaaattggttcgtttgagctccttgttgaccctgagaaccaccttgctgatctctccatgaaaaatttagatgatttctccaaccagggttgtacgtactagagtagggattattctgcctcccgttattactaacaaaattcacatattctagttcttctaactcattgtcatccagtgtttcacaggctccagttttatgtgctcctccacaaaggttacagTTAGTCTactttagtaatttgacaggggctaccgggggttgtatatttagagctgttATTCCtttctttatctcagtggcaataacatcttctatctgttttgagaatAACCTGCATGGGACCAATCCATCAATAACATCCAACTCCAATACACCACTTGTTGATCCACCACctctgtcatacaacatcatttgttcatttgatgccatgatctcaataatcttcTGTGCTTCTGTTGCAttcttgtaattcaaagaaccacttgttgtggcatccaacataattatAGTGCTCGGTCTCAAACCATTgcagaatatttgcatttgggcagtgtcgtcataagcatgattaggacatcctacaagtaagtttctgaatctcTTGTAAGTGTCACAGAGAGATTCTCCCTCTTTTTGTTTGTAACtggaaatctcttgcctttttctaaCAAACATAGTTGGGGGAAAGTactgttccaagaacttatcttcaagatcatcccatgtggtgatgctgttAGCAGGAAAGGAATTAAGCCACTCTTTAGCATCTTCTGTTAATGAAATGGAAATAGTTTCATTCTCTTGCCTTCCTCAGACAAACCATTTACCTTCattgtttcacataattcaaagaaatttgtgagatgtctattggtgtcttcgttatgtctactagcaaaatgaatctccttcaactctcggtatagagcgtgacttatttcaaacttgttgactgtaaccggttggttatggatgggcaatcgagcacgatttctattCCGATTTCCCATACTGCCGAGAGTACGTTCTGGTAGTGGTGGATCGGCCATCTCAGTAACTATGATGGaatcacccaaaacctcttcttccacaactaaatgtctttccctttgtctcctttctcggcCTGCCTTTCGATGTGCCTTCGCTGTTTTTtcgatttctggatcaaagataagttcaacTGAGGATTGgtctcgcatacaaggttagacaaattatgagtaatgaagagtttaaaataaagaaaaataaataattaagtaaaaacaaaacagttttaaaacagaattgtttttttttttttgaaataaaacaaaagaagaaattttattcaagagcaaaaaatttcaattcagtaaataatttaaattcaacaGTGATATGACAATCctcggcaacggcgccaaaaacttgatagcgtttcagcaagtgtactgaatcgttgcaagtaataataaaacggtagtaccgagtgtcgaactcaaggattgcgttttactatcgaattatatttaattactaaatttgaacaaaaagttcccaagttgattgaaataatatttaaaattgacaacattagtaaaattgatcttttataaattgagaaaaatgtcagggatgagtttcacttcgaatccaaccttggtgtgtaatttgatcctagttattgaattcctttattgaattattgtcgaattctctttattattcttgctctaatgtcttagtgacagaacctttaattccaaagtaacccctaattccttagtagatttaagattagaattaagcattaccgtatagaaattcttctgtaaattattgttttgcaactaatttaatcggtttcatgacctgcacctatgtctagactacaaattcatgaatttctcatctcaagcattcgtaaagtccacttccgtttcaaaataaaaatcgtagaacattttaatgttgatcaagcaatagaaagcattaagcacatagatgagaaaaataattcaataaactcattcatataactagaaatcaaatcataaaaataagggtttcattttgttacactcatccctaaaaaATAGAtgttagttactcatgacagagataaaagagatagagattagagaagaattacaagaaggattcatggatgattcttgataaaactgttccaatgatgttagaaacgaccgtctttgagtttctacgctatggcacaagtctcccaacttcccaagagtcaaaaagatccctaaaacagtaaaaaaaaattgcgtttttatggttgctggtacACGTCGCGCGCCCTAGGCGAGTCTGGCGCGCTACAAGCGCTCAACATCTGTTGTCCGGCATATATTGCATTTtgctcctctttcgagtctgaatttggttatggtgtcttcatgaaagttgtaactatggatcgtagctttcatttgcacttattTTGACTCccattggacatctacaactccagatatggctgaaatactctacatatgtcatgttgatttctcaccaaaattcagcactgcaccaaaacacaacgcaatgtaaaattacgaaaaattcctacttaatcactgaaataaaacacaaaacattttattaactcaaagaacaaaaatcaacaaaatatatcaaataaatccttaatttaactaatgattgaggataaataagactaaaatagtgggaaaatatgcatatgatgaagagttatcaaTATCTATGAAAGAAATTATTTGAGACTGTTTATTTACTAGCTGGAGGAACACGAGATATAAATTTAGCATAAGAAGATCAGTTCAAGacttatgaaattaaaatttgatgttttattttattttatgatgtaATCAGAAAATCGTAGTTTATTttcaagatgtaatattttataaatctactgaacaagttgtaaactatatttatgAATGTAATTTTCAGTTATGttggtgattctaatttattattcattattagTTACCTCTGTTTTATTAAGGTGTATGCGTACAATTGCCATATTCAACACCATCATTATCCATCTTCAAAACTCCAAAGTCACCTGAAGTATAAGTTGTGAAAAACTCTTTCATCGATGTAACACGTAGTGTAACACTATTATTAATTATCCACATGCTCTCATCAGATTCAAGATTAACTGACTCATGATCACATAGACTAATAAGATCATCGCTAGTAGCAGTATTAAAACATTCATCATCAATATAATCATCACTGGGCCTAGACAAAAAATCCAAACTGGCTCAAAACCGCTCGACCCGCATGGGCCACGTGCAAATGGGCGGGTGAAATTGGGTTAACAGGTTTGATGGAAAAAGTCAACAGATTCATACGGATATGGGTGGGCGGGTGTGACTGAAAAATTTTGGGTCGTCAGTAACCGAAGCCACCCTCACCAAAAATATAATGCTACAATGTCATATTAATACAAGTCATCTTACTCTACCCATTTGGCCCAAATCCATTACAAATGAGAGAAGACTGGcccaaaatatttgttttcacTATAAATACCATGGATACAATCAACCCTAACAAACCCTAGCCGTCGAACACAGAGTTACCATATTCACCCTCTCAGTGAGAATACCATCTTCATCCTTTGTTCTTCCTCTCAAACCTTAGGCTTCattctttcttcttcctctcaaATCTTAGGCTTCCAATATTTGGATCTCATCATCCATTCTCAGCTCTCATCTCGATGAAccttttattgttttatttcccTCTTTATCTCATCTCATAGTCGTAAATGAAGAGGATGAGAATAATAGACATGGAAGAAAATTCAAAGTCACTAATAAAAAGTATTCTTTAAAAGGTTATGATTTTTGTTAggagttttttaaatttatgttcaACATTTCTATTTCATAACATGTGATTTGACTAACATGTGTTTTCATCTTGTGAAGCCATGGATCGTACCATACTTCTTCGTTGGAAGCTCAAAGTTAGAGGATCTCAGATAAAAACAACAAGgttagggttttatatatatttttatttcatatatatatatatatatatatatatatatatatatatattaaatgaagctaaaaataatcacatgtttgttttttatttgattaaactaaaATCTATATATTATGCTTTTGATTGTTacttttatgattttatatatgattataatatttattgtgattttttattctactttctatttagaattatattataatatttctaTTCATTTTAACAGTTTGCATGTTAATGATTATcttgtttttaatctttttttaaatttgtttacatatcataattgttttattgtttttcatGTGCAGATGCAACAATCTTCATGTTGAATACAACTATTAAAGATTTATTGAGCACCAATGTCCATAGTGTGTTCATAATGTTgtattgttttatatttattttaattaaaatgtttatttggtattgtaataaattatatttatttatgcttATGATTGTGGAACTCTAAACTAGGTTGGTAGATAATTCTAAATAGAAAATCCTTTAATTTTTGCTTATGATTGTGGAGCTCTAAACAAGGCAAAATCCTTTAATTTATAGACTTCAGTATTGTTCTGGAAGAACGATATGCATTTAGGGTGTGtactttaatataaaattgttaCTTAGCCTTtgaaaaaagatatataaaaaagttaattagtctttaaaaaaaaaaataataaaatcatggCAAGGATATGAAAATTTATTGCATACTAAAgcctaataaaattaacataatggCCAAACAAATTTAGTCcgcaaatttatttaaaaattctttaatatatatatatatatatatatatatataattggacaaaaaaatAACTTGATAAAAAAGAcctaattaagtaaaaaaaaaaacaattgagtCAAAAAATTAAAGATGACCTAATTAACCTGAATGAACCGAATCGGTAACCCACTTAAACCGAGTACCCGAGAACCGACTAAATTGAACTTTGGCATGGGCGGAAGTGGGTGTTTAAATAGCCCCCGCAGATTGGGCCGGTTGGTGATTTTGGACCCGAACCCGCCCAACCCAGCCCGTTGTCCACCCCTTATCATCACAACCTCTTTGTTTCTACATGCCCTTCTTTCCTTTATTCTCTTTTTTccacataaaataattatgtaaGTGCTCTGTTCTATGACAATATAACAATCCATATTTTTGTATCTAGATATGGACTTGCACCTGCTTATTTTCTCTACCACTCttcgcttttttttttctctaacttCTCCCCCTATTTTCAGTAATAAGAACTTCATATTGAGATGAAGAACCTTGTgccttccttctcatctcctcatTCAAAACACCACATTTAGTCGTTTTCAAAGAAACAACACCGTTAGAAGCTGAACTCGTTATAGAAACCCGAAATGTCTCTTAAGACTCTGGTAAGGATAATAATAGAAATAGTCCCAAGATCTCATCATCAGACTTGATACTCATTCTTGACATCTGATCAAGGAGCCCCTGAAATTCACTCAAGTAGTTTGAAATGGAAATCCCGTCCTTAAACTTCAAACTTATGAAACTATTCTgcaagaataatttattattttctgaTTTAGAGGCCAACAAAGTCTCTATCTTATCCCACATAATTTTTGCATTTGTCGCATTAGCAATATGATTATAAACATTATCTTCTACATATTGCGTAACAAAACTACATACATGTTGATGTTCAAAATCTCATTCTTTTGTAGATTTATCATCCAACTTTTTAGAACCAAAAATAGGAAAatgcattttcttcacaaataatAAATCTTTCATCTTGTCGTTCAACAAATGGTAATTAGTATCATTCAAGCATACCATctttatatacatattttccTTCATCCTTGAAGTAAGTCAAATAACCCTTTAACCAAGAACTCTGATGTCACTCTAATGAGAATAAACACAAAAACACAATAGCAAATAAAACACAACGGATATAATATTCTCCCAAATTGCAAGAATCCGTAAggagcaacaacaaatatatatatatatatatatatatagcataaAGAACATCgatattttaacgtggaaaacttttTAATGCAAGGCTAAAAATCCATGAATCGTCCAGATCAAAGAAATAGTTCAACTATAATCAACTAAGGGTACAAGAAAGTTTCAAGATGATGCATAATTTGTGTCTACAATCAGCCAAAATAATAAAGCTCTAAAGCTTACAaatgaaaaacaagaagaagGAAAACACCCAAAAACTTGCTGCCATGCAAGCATAATTCCTTCCTCTCCAAACGTCCTTTCTCCGATCCAACTATTGTAAACAAAGACttgaatgttgcgaacctgtTGTCCAACAATTAACCCGActcaacggttaacgaatgcgtaATGAATGGTTTTCTGACCCTAATCAGACCCCTTGCCACTTAAATAAATGATGATTTTCTATCTTTCTTTCAAAATAGTCTTGCTTCCAACCCTAATCAAACATCTCTCCACTTAAATAAATGAGACACTTGTACTATCATATTTGAACTTTTCTCCGTATAAAAAGATAATCCAATACTCAACAAATACCACCTTGGCTTTTCAGCAATACCAAGAATCATTACCGcgattaaattaatataaaaagataaatataagtttttttttccatCTCAAATTAATCAGACAacttcaactaaaaaaaatgaacagtaaagtaaagaaaacaaaatttagcAATGCTCAACGAACACTATCATTGATCAGAATTTACGTGAATATATATACCTGACACAATTAACGGACAAGTAAtgtttcaaaaaagaaaaaactatacAATATATCCCCAGAAATCTCAACCGTGACCTCCCCTACAATTAATTGGGACCCCAGCAGCTTAGGTACATGACTGTTCTCAATGATTCCTCTGGCTGCTTCGAATTCTCGTCTTTCAATCTTTTAGAAATCAAAGCAGAGGAAGAAAGTTTCTTTGTCTGAGAGACAGACCTAACATGATTTTTAAGATGCTGTTGTGCTGATTTCAAAGCATAATTCCATCTACATATGCCTTGGTCCTTCAAGGCTTCCACAACACCAACGCTAGCTGCAACACTCCAAGCTCTGATTGTTGAACTCATCTTTGTATTGTAAATTGTGATTGCAAGTAATTTTTCTGATTGAAGAAGACTATTAGCTGTTGGCTTTTATATAGTTAAGAGAATGGCCGAGGTTTTTAGAGAAACCAGGGCAGGGAGATAGTGGTTTTAAGAAAACCAATGGCTAAttatttgaagattttaattttaatattaaaaaacaaaagttatCCTGATCAGTTTACAAAGAGCATTAACACGTGTCGTCGCTAGTTGCATTACCTTCTCTATgtattttttactatattttttatatatatttttttacaatatttttattttatatttctagtATTCCAAAaagttttcttttgtttataatattgaACTTACGTTACCATGTGCTGACACTCCTCTCTATTTTGCTTCATTTTCAAGTATAAGATATCTTTGTCACAATTTTCTCATGTTTTTAGAGAAAATT
It includes:
- the LOC101509443 gene encoding uncharacterized protein — encoded protein: MSSTIRAWSVAASVGVVEALKDQGICRWNYALKSAQQHLKNHVRSVSQTKKLSSSALISKRLKDENSKQPEESLRTVMYLSCWGPN